In a genomic window of Variovorax paradoxus:
- the pal gene encoding peptidoglycan-associated lipoprotein Pal: MKTSFRILAIAALGASLVACGTGPKQGRDDATYYYSNKGASAVAKVEPPPPPPVQNGPAGVSKIVYFDFDRYDIKPEYRNIVEAHASFLRNRPTSRVVLEGHTDSRGGREYNLALGQRRAEAVQRALTQLGVPAERLEAISWGMEKPASLANTEEGYQLNRRAEFSYR; encoded by the coding sequence ATGAAGACGAGTTTCCGGATACTGGCCATCGCGGCACTGGGCGCCAGCCTGGTCGCCTGCGGTACCGGGCCCAAGCAAGGTCGCGACGACGCGACCTACTACTACTCCAACAAGGGCGCCAGCGCGGTCGCCAAGGTCGAGCCGCCGCCCCCGCCGCCGGTGCAGAACGGACCGGCCGGCGTGTCGAAGATCGTGTACTTCGATTTCGACCGGTACGACATCAAGCCCGAGTACCGCAACATCGTCGAGGCGCACGCCAGCTTCCTGCGCAACCGCCCGACGAGCCGCGTCGTGCTCGAAGGCCACACCGACTCGCGCGGTGGCCGCGAATACAACCTCGCGCTGGGCCAGCGCCGTGCCGAAGCCGTCCAGCGCGCCCTGACGCAGCTGGGCGTGCCCGCCGAACGGCTCGAAGCCATCAGCTGGGGCATGGAAAAACCCGCGTCGCTTGCCAACACCGAGGAGGGCTACCAGCTCAATCGTCGCGCCGAATTCAGCTACCGCTGA
- a CDS encoding pilus assembly protein, which yields MTCSPESRSNRGRSAARLQRGVAAIEFALVFSLLFLLLYVIATFGAVLYTQQALSRAAEDGARSVTLQPVSAQLQQNVVDAVRDSLAEALVVPALQSSSTALRRTWIANNVNVTVTLSGNPNPQAIVLVKYPYSANRLLPTLPLLDTSRWMPDELQGQATAARRL from the coding sequence ATGACATGCAGCCCCGAATCTCGTTCGAACCGCGGTCGCAGTGCGGCGCGCCTGCAGCGTGGCGTGGCTGCGATCGAGTTCGCGCTCGTCTTTTCTCTGCTGTTCCTGCTGCTCTACGTCATCGCGACCTTCGGTGCGGTCCTCTACACGCAGCAGGCGCTGTCGCGCGCAGCCGAGGATGGGGCACGCTCGGTTACGCTGCAACCCGTCTCCGCGCAGCTCCAGCAGAACGTGGTGGATGCCGTGCGCGATTCGCTGGCAGAAGCGCTGGTCGTGCCCGCGCTGCAGAGCAGCTCGACGGCACTTCGGCGCACCTGGATCGCCAACAACGTCAACGTCACCGTGACATTGAGCGGCAATCCGAATCCCCAGGCCATCGTGCTGGTGAAGTACCCGTACAGCGCCAACCGGCTCCTTCCCACGCTACCGCTGCTGGACACGAGCCGCTGGATGCCCGACGAGCTCCAGGGCCAGGCCACCGCCGCACGCCGGCTTTAG
- a CDS encoding TolC family protein, whose amino-acid sequence MKRRPTHSRRPAGTGVLCAALAASFALPPVAMAQEAQDPPPSLMLARRLTAPSIGTAGYVQRVKQALVVLSQDYPEVQTAQAAANTSGFQIDQAKKARYPRFKVGTSSGNYNSGAANAQTQSYNVITAEARMSLIDGGAISASIRAAEAGNEADGQAVTTTSQKVVLDALTAYLQVQRFDLKKEIAHRSTEIVAELSKAEARRVALGATGENDLNMASARRASVAAREADFEAQRDEAIAKFRSYFKFTPITRNLPVLAAPPQWRIDSQAEALRRAEERSTEIAEAQGRINKAKALVEQQEASIWPTVDAVIVKSKDPRGVSPQDPTRTALELSWNFGSGFDRQLRVRTAMAEVENQEAKLEGVKLNLFELTSASWSRTVSGRERERQLMEAVSTSGQAFRGRRRLLEFGRDTLPQVLDAQLEYYNLLFDYVDAVFDLRVNELRLARTTGELRIDPEGGNEWVDRVFGAPSRTVLTEDGLLSGPCLASNSTCANEASVDRSQNAQPVTLRRAERLPTTTN is encoded by the coding sequence ATGAAGCGCCGCCCGACCCACAGCCGGCGCCCGGCGGGCACCGGCGTGCTGTGCGCGGCGCTCGCCGCCAGCTTCGCGCTGCCGCCTGTTGCCATGGCGCAGGAGGCACAGGATCCGCCGCCCTCGCTGATGCTCGCGCGGCGCCTCACGGCGCCCTCGATCGGCACCGCCGGCTACGTGCAGCGCGTGAAGCAGGCGCTGGTCGTGCTGTCGCAGGACTACCCCGAAGTGCAGACCGCGCAGGCGGCCGCCAATACCAGCGGCTTCCAGATCGACCAGGCCAAGAAGGCGCGCTATCCGCGCTTCAAGGTCGGCACCTCCTCGGGCAACTACAACAGCGGCGCCGCCAACGCGCAGACCCAGAGCTACAACGTGATCACCGCCGAGGCGCGCATGAGCCTGATCGACGGCGGCGCGATCAGCGCCTCGATCCGTGCCGCCGAGGCCGGCAACGAGGCCGACGGCCAGGCCGTCACCACCACCTCGCAGAAGGTGGTGCTCGATGCGCTGACCGCCTACCTGCAGGTGCAGCGCTTCGACCTCAAGAAGGAGATCGCGCACCGCTCCACCGAGATCGTGGCCGAGCTCTCGAAGGCCGAGGCGCGCCGCGTCGCGCTCGGCGCCACCGGCGAGAACGACCTCAACATGGCCAGCGCGCGCCGCGCCAGCGTGGCCGCGCGCGAGGCCGACTTCGAGGCCCAGCGCGACGAGGCCATCGCCAAGTTCCGCAGCTACTTCAAGTTCACGCCCATCACGCGCAACCTGCCGGTGCTGGCCGCGCCGCCGCAGTGGCGCATCGACTCGCAGGCCGAGGCGCTGCGCCGCGCCGAGGAGCGCAGCACCGAGATCGCCGAGGCCCAGGGCCGCATCAACAAGGCCAAGGCGCTGGTCGAGCAGCAGGAGGCCAGCATCTGGCCCACCGTCGATGCCGTGATCGTGAAGAGCAAGGACCCGCGCGGCGTGTCGCCGCAGGACCCCACGCGCACCGCGCTCGAGCTGAGCTGGAATTTCGGCAGCGGCTTCGACCGCCAGCTGCGCGTGCGCACCGCCATGGCCGAGGTCGAGAACCAGGAAGCCAAGCTCGAGGGCGTGAAGCTCAACCTGTTCGAGCTCACCAGCGCCTCGTGGTCGCGCACCGTCTCGGGCCGCGAGCGCGAGCGCCAGCTGATGGAGGCCGTGAGCACCTCGGGCCAGGCCTTCCGCGGCCGCCGCCGTCTGCTCGAGTTCGGCCGCGACACCCTGCCGCAGGTGCTCGATGCCCAGCTCGAGTACTACAACCTGCTGTTCGACTACGTCGATGCCGTGTTCGATCTGCGCGTCAACGAGCTGCGCCTGGCGCGCACCACCGGCGAACTGCGCATCGACCCCGAGGGTGGCAACGAATGGGTCGACCGCGTCTTCGGTGCGCCGAGCCGCACCGTGCTGACCGAGGACGGCCTGCTCAGCGGCCCGTGCCTGGCGAGCAACTCGACCTGCGCGAACGAGGCGTCGGTGGACCGCTCGCAGAACGCGCAGCCCGTGACCCTGCGGCGCGCCGAGCGCCTGCCGACCACCACCAACTGA
- a CDS encoding sigma-54-dependent Fis family transcriptional regulator: MSASPNFDELDLFVWEGKADILDRIARCMASFDVEVIRADGMPPPSQDRAAAMRPSVAIISVTVIDGGGLPQATELLQGMPVIWVAAASRERDSRTYPPEYLHVLPYDFTCAELRTMVAKLVRQLRARDVAPQPLDELVAHSEAMKSLLAEVNAFADCDHSVLVRGETGVGKERIAQQLHLGHQTYCKGAFVAVNCGAIPDGLFESLFFGHAKGSFTGAVHAHRGYFEQATGGTLFLDEIGDLPKYQQVKLLRVLEDGAVTRLGATSPIRVDFRLVAATNRNLREMVASGEFRADLFYRLAVIELHVPSLEERGEIDKIAIFKALLANVLGDQLEVLGETPHWLSDAVAETYFPGNVRQLRNLAERVGVIARQLHSWDQHLIQRAIALTRGTPSTGAGGGMGLGANAVGTSSAFEAAGGDQRKGWNGSERNRIIAALEINDWKRQDTAQHLGISRKVLWEKMRKYQILDGEPGIPEDA; the protein is encoded by the coding sequence ATGAGCGCCTCCCCCAATTTCGACGAACTCGACCTCTTTGTCTGGGAAGGTAAGGCCGACATCCTCGACCGCATCGCCCGCTGCATGGCGAGCTTCGATGTCGAGGTGATCCGGGCCGACGGCATGCCGCCGCCCTCGCAGGACCGCGCGGCGGCGATGCGGCCGTCGGTGGCGATCATCAGCGTCACGGTCATCGATGGGGGCGGGCTGCCTCAGGCGACCGAGCTGCTGCAGGGCATGCCGGTGATCTGGGTCGCGGCGGCCTCGCGTGAGCGCGATTCGCGCACCTATCCGCCCGAATACCTGCACGTGCTGCCCTACGACTTCACCTGCGCCGAGCTGCGCACGATGGTCGCGAAGCTGGTGCGGCAACTGCGCGCGCGCGACGTGGCGCCGCAGCCGCTCGACGAGCTGGTGGCGCACTCGGAAGCGATGAAGTCGCTGCTGGCCGAGGTCAATGCCTTCGCCGATTGCGACCACAGCGTGCTGGTGCGCGGCGAAACCGGCGTGGGCAAGGAACGCATCGCGCAGCAACTGCACCTGGGCCACCAGACCTACTGCAAGGGCGCGTTCGTGGCGGTGAACTGCGGCGCGATTCCCGACGGGTTGTTCGAGTCGCTGTTCTTCGGCCACGCCAAGGGCTCGTTCACGGGCGCGGTGCATGCGCACCGCGGCTACTTCGAACAGGCCACGGGCGGCACGCTGTTCCTCGACGAAATCGGCGACCTGCCGAAGTACCAGCAGGTGAAGCTGCTGCGCGTGCTCGAGGACGGCGCGGTCACCCGGCTCGGCGCGACCTCGCCGATCCGGGTCGACTTCCGGCTGGTCGCGGCGACCAACCGCAACCTGCGCGAGATGGTGGCCAGCGGCGAATTCCGCGCCGACCTGTTCTACCGCCTCGCGGTGATCGAGCTGCACGTGCCCAGCCTCGAGGAGCGTGGCGAGATCGACAAGATCGCGATCTTCAAGGCGCTGCTGGCCAACGTGCTGGGCGACCAGCTCGAGGTGCTCGGCGAAACGCCGCACTGGCTCAGCGACGCGGTGGCCGAGACCTACTTCCCCGGCAACGTGCGCCAGCTGCGCAACCTCGCGGAACGCGTGGGCGTGATCGCGCGGCAGCTGCACAGCTGGGACCAGCACCTGATCCAGCGCGCGATCGCGCTGACCCGCGGCACGCCCTCCACCGGCGCGGGCGGCGGCATGGGACTGGGCGCGAACGCGGTGGGCACGAGCAGCGCCTTCGAGGCCGCCGGCGGCGACCAGCGCAAGGGCTGGAACGGCAGCGAGCGCAACCGCATCATCGCGGCGCTCGAGATCAACGACTGGAAGCGCCAGGACACGGCGCAGCACCTGGGCATCAGCCGCAAGGTGCTGTGGGAGAAGATGCGCAAGTACCAGATCCTCGACGGCGAACCGGGCATTCCGGAAGACGCCTGA
- a CDS encoding Mur ligase: MMSFSDQLHACHERLVSVCAALPAPYPAFTLFFSVSDGTQRAHVVHTRAAVLETAWREGAEQLERWVQEQGIVSPWLRVDWVEGASPIDWVQFKGQLASVKRNYFRLGLAFDKDFELAFTEQELNANAMLSGDSTIAHAVVNPRNFELYADARFGRRLSLELPGDQPVFLLATVGLFCQPDGVVHKLVGTGLDAGRRQLPALNPQSTLDLVRSGASYLARQVQADGLFVYGYFPCFDRRIPTYDAMRHASALYAMIEAWEITRDETLRAAIERALDRLVHHLIRDYKLADGRDISFLVDTGGEIRLGGNAACVLALVKYCEAMDTRRWLPLLDKLALGISSLQDPATGRFNHVIHANDLTLKQASRIIYYDGQASYGLLRLYGLTRDPQWLAVVEKAFDHFIASQHWQAHDHWLSCCVNELARWSPQERYFRFGLQNVAGYLDFVLDRKTTFPTLLELMLAAQQMLQRLEGMPAMRHLLDELDVEKFYRALDYRAHYLLNGYFWPEMAMYFRRPSTIVGSFFIRHHAFRVRIDDVEQYVSGFVAFHRYLVERRTLHGAGAGAVAGGGISVGQGGPRDDGGTWTASEMARVTGGEWVVKPEDGWRASGVAQRSFLRKGRVVFENQTRNAKAPLAAVALKGVLQPAAAVLCVDPKPHLDKRVPVLKVADLPQAVLQLGTHARAEFNGGVCAVVGQGVAGSTVAAMMASALTVWGEVGQPEGSISLPSGIAWNLTCLPRHAAYWVLDMSQSQLPASTQLVRPTLAVIAGLSAAAQKHRGPAEAAARQDARIFLGMTAGDSVVLNRDMVEYPVFAEAAAERQLQVVSYGEHRAADVRLVSFDHGEVKAMVAGEPLQLRLNAPGRHMGMSAVAGLAALTALRLPLAAAVEPFAQFEPPGGRGALHTIHIGGGSFKLIDETYDANPSSMRAALELLAQAPCEPARRVAILGDMQELGPAAQRHHLDLEPELLATQADRVLLCGPLMRALHARISSKVRSHWFVDVSDLSTALGSLLQPGDWVLAKSSAGVGLSRLARVLKALP, from the coding sequence ATGATGTCCTTCTCCGATCAGCTCCACGCCTGCCACGAGCGACTCGTCTCGGTGTGCGCGGCGCTGCCGGCGCCATACCCGGCCTTCACGCTGTTCTTCTCGGTGAGCGACGGCACGCAGCGCGCGCACGTGGTGCACACCCGCGCCGCCGTGCTCGAGACCGCCTGGCGCGAAGGCGCCGAGCAGCTCGAACGCTGGGTGCAGGAGCAGGGCATCGTCTCGCCCTGGCTGCGCGTCGACTGGGTCGAGGGCGCGAGCCCGATCGACTGGGTCCAGTTCAAGGGGCAGCTGGCGTCGGTCAAGCGCAACTACTTCCGCCTCGGGCTGGCCTTCGACAAGGACTTCGAGCTCGCGTTCACCGAGCAGGAGCTCAATGCGAACGCGATGCTCAGCGGCGACTCGACCATCGCGCACGCGGTGGTGAACCCGCGCAACTTCGAGCTCTATGCCGATGCGCGCTTCGGCCGCCGGCTGTCGCTCGAGCTGCCGGGCGACCAGCCCGTGTTCCTGCTGGCGACCGTGGGCCTGTTCTGCCAGCCCGACGGCGTGGTGCACAAGCTCGTGGGCACGGGGCTCGATGCCGGGCGGCGCCAGCTGCCCGCGCTCAATCCGCAATCGACGCTCGACCTGGTGCGCAGCGGCGCCTCGTACCTGGCGCGCCAGGTGCAGGCCGACGGCCTGTTCGTCTACGGCTACTTCCCCTGCTTCGACCGGCGCATCCCGACCTACGACGCGATGCGCCATGCGAGCGCGCTCTACGCCATGATCGAGGCGTGGGAGATCACGCGCGACGAGACCTTGCGCGCGGCCATCGAGCGCGCGCTCGATCGCCTGGTGCATCACCTGATCCGCGACTACAAGCTCGCCGACGGCCGCGACATCTCGTTCCTGGTTGACACCGGCGGCGAGATCCGTCTCGGCGGCAACGCGGCCTGCGTGCTGGCGCTCGTGAAGTACTGCGAGGCCATGGACACGCGGCGCTGGCTGCCGCTGCTCGACAAGCTCGCGCTGGGCATCTCCTCGCTGCAGGACCCGGCGACGGGCCGCTTCAACCACGTCATCCATGCGAACGACCTGACGCTCAAGCAGGCCTCGCGGATCATCTACTACGACGGCCAGGCCTCCTACGGCCTGCTGCGCCTCTACGGCCTCACGCGCGATCCCCAGTGGCTCGCGGTGGTGGAGAAGGCCTTCGACCATTTCATCGCCAGCCAGCACTGGCAGGCGCACGACCACTGGTTGAGCTGCTGCGTCAACGAGCTCGCGCGCTGGAGCCCGCAGGAGCGCTACTTCCGCTTCGGGCTGCAGAACGTCGCGGGCTACCTCGACTTCGTGCTCGACCGCAAGACCACCTTCCCGACGCTGCTCGAGCTGATGCTCGCCGCGCAGCAGATGCTGCAGCGGCTCGAGGGCATGCCCGCGATGCGGCACCTGCTCGACGAGCTCGACGTCGAGAAGTTCTACCGCGCGCTCGACTACCGCGCGCACTACCTGCTCAACGGCTATTTCTGGCCCGAGATGGCGATGTACTTCCGCCGTCCCTCGACCATCGTCGGCTCGTTCTTCATCCGCCACCACGCGTTCCGCGTGCGCATCGACGACGTCGAGCAGTACGTCTCGGGCTTCGTGGCCTTCCACCGCTACCTGGTGGAGCGCCGCACGCTGCATGGCGCGGGCGCCGGCGCGGTGGCCGGTGGCGGCATCTCGGTCGGCCAGGGCGGACCGCGCGACGACGGCGGCACCTGGACCGCGAGCGAGATGGCGCGCGTGACCGGCGGCGAATGGGTGGTGAAGCCCGAGGACGGCTGGCGCGCCAGCGGCGTCGCGCAGCGCTCCTTCCTGCGCAAGGGCCGCGTGGTGTTCGAGAACCAGACCCGCAACGCCAAGGCGCCGCTCGCGGCCGTCGCGCTCAAGGGCGTGCTGCAGCCCGCGGCCGCCGTGCTGTGCGTCGATCCCAAGCCGCATCTCGACAAGCGCGTGCCGGTGCTCAAGGTCGCCGACCTGCCGCAGGCCGTGCTGCAGCTCGGCACCCATGCGCGCGCCGAGTTCAACGGCGGTGTCTGCGCGGTGGTGGGGCAGGGCGTCGCCGGCTCGACCGTGGCGGCCATGATGGCCAGCGCGCTCACCGTGTGGGGCGAGGTCGGCCAGCCCGAAGGCAGCATCAGCCTGCCGTCGGGCATCGCGTGGAACCTCACCTGCCTGCCGCGCCACGCCGCCTACTGGGTGCTCGACATGAGCCAGTCGCAGCTGCCCGCGTCGACGCAGCTGGTGCGCCCGACGCTCGCGGTGATCGCCGGCCTGTCGGCCGCGGCGCAGAAGCACCGCGGCCCGGCCGAGGCCGCCGCGCGGCAGGACGCGCGCATCTTCCTCGGCATGACCGCCGGCGACAGCGTGGTGCTGAACCGCGACATGGTCGAGTACCCGGTGTTCGCCGAGGCCGCGGCCGAACGCCAGCTGCAGGTGGTGAGCTACGGCGAGCACCGCGCGGCCGACGTGCGGCTGGTCTCGTTCGACCATGGCGAGGTGAAGGCGATGGTGGCCGGCGAGCCGCTGCAGCTGCGCCTGAACGCGCCGGGCCGCCACATGGGCATGAGCGCCGTCGCCGGCCTGGCCGCGCTGACCGCGCTGCGGCTGCCGCTGGCCGCGGCGGTCGAACCCTTCGCGCAGTTCGAGCCCCCCGGCGGGCGCGGCGCGCTGCACACCATCCACATCGGCGGCGGCAGCTTCAAGCTGATCGACGAGACCTACGACGCCAATCCGAGTTCGATGCGCGCCGCGCTCGAGCTGCTGGCGCAGGCCCCGTGCGAGCCCGCGCGCCGCGTGGCGATCCTCGGCGACATGCAGGAGCTGGGCCCGGCGGCCCAGCGCCATCACCTCGATCTCGAGCCCGAGCTGCTGGCCACGCAGGCCGACCGCGTGCTGCTGTGCGGACCGCTGATGCGGGCCCTGCATGCGCGCATCAGCTCGAAGGTGCGTTCGCACTGGTTCGTCGACGTCTCCGATTTGTCGACCGCGCTGGGCAGCCTGCTCCAGCCGGGCGACTGGGTGCTCGCGAAAAGCTCCGCGGGCGTGGGTCTGTCCCGGCTGGCCCGGGTTCTGAAAGCACTGCCATGA
- a CDS encoding ATP-binding cassette domain-containing protein, whose translation MIKFLLPTQLVAERPVEPGASPYAGALHAAFRDAYPLIKSAAWRSIPISLFGLLPSIFLLQVYDRVLSRSGVSTLAALVSGILFFLCIEFWLRTRRSRLLRNAGAIIDHGVSGALMGSMLGRPLRALEARPASSWHLYFRDVGSVRGTVTGGLAQSIFDLPMAVFGLVVIGIVALPVLPVVVAFLAILSFLAWWWADEVRAGRVEEVQRGRGLDRMTAEICHARETLKSQANDGPIIEMWQQTYNAWLTESFTKNGQIETARDGTTVLLTVFSVIVVTVGAISVMEQWMTVGGLVASNMLALRALQPIAGLVSNWRSLATAKEAAKRLETVLGEPVEKPPVGMALPQPLGRITLKDVSFSFTENAQKAVIEHLDLDIGPGGLHVIVGRNGAGKSTLVKLLSGLYTPTHGVVSIGEYDLSQFGREELSRWISYLSQEVYWFGGSLIDVMRRTAPGQSDEQIVAACKLSGAHDFISRLPDGYRSTVGEGGTGLSVGERRKLALAMSFLRKPSVLVLDEPSNDLDFQSERALLATLLAVAKVRTVVVVTHSLRIVSAASHVYHVTGEGTVEQGTAALMVPKLFGVKKALVALPEGGEDGESAARSIA comes from the coding sequence ATGATCAAGTTTCTCCTGCCCACTCAACTGGTCGCCGAGCGGCCCGTGGAGCCCGGTGCCAGTCCCTATGCGGGCGCCCTCCATGCCGCGTTCCGTGATGCCTACCCGCTGATAAAAAGCGCGGCCTGGCGCTCCATTCCGATCAGCCTGTTCGGGCTGCTGCCCTCGATCTTCCTGCTGCAGGTCTACGACCGCGTGCTCTCGCGCAGCGGCGTGTCGACGCTGGCGGCACTGGTCAGCGGCATCCTGTTCTTCCTGTGCATCGAGTTCTGGCTGCGCACGCGCCGTTCGCGCCTGCTGCGCAACGCGGGCGCGATCATCGACCACGGCGTCTCGGGCGCGCTGATGGGCTCCATGCTCGGTCGTCCGCTGCGCGCGCTCGAGGCGCGGCCGGCCTCGTCCTGGCACCTGTACTTCCGCGACGTCGGCTCGGTGCGCGGCACCGTCACCGGCGGCCTCGCCCAATCGATCTTCGACCTGCCGATGGCGGTGTTCGGGCTGGTGGTGATCGGCATCGTCGCGCTGCCGGTGCTGCCGGTGGTGGTGGCCTTCCTCGCGATCCTTTCCTTCCTCGCCTGGTGGTGGGCCGACGAGGTTCGCGCCGGCCGCGTCGAGGAAGTGCAGCGCGGCCGCGGCCTCGACCGCATGACGGCCGAGATCTGTCATGCGCGCGAGACGCTCAAGTCGCAGGCCAACGACGGTCCCATCATCGAGATGTGGCAGCAGACCTACAACGCCTGGCTCACCGAGAGCTTCACCAAGAACGGCCAGATCGAGACCGCGCGCGACGGCACCACGGTGCTGCTGACCGTGTTCTCGGTGATCGTGGTCACGGTGGGCGCCATCTCGGTGATGGAGCAGTGGATGACGGTCGGCGGCCTCGTGGCCTCCAACATGCTCGCGCTGCGCGCGCTGCAGCCGATCGCCGGCCTGGTGTCGAACTGGCGCTCGCTGGCGACCGCCAAGGAAGCCGCCAAGCGCCTCGAGACCGTGCTCGGCGAGCCGGTGGAGAAGCCGCCCGTGGGCATGGCCCTGCCGCAGCCGCTGGGTCGCATCACGCTCAAGGACGTCAGCTTCAGCTTCACCGAGAACGCGCAGAAGGCGGTCATCGAGCACCTCGACCTCGACATCGGCCCCGGCGGCCTGCACGTCATCGTCGGGCGCAACGGCGCCGGCAAGTCCACGCTGGTCAAGCTGCTCTCGGGCCTGTACACGCCCACGCACGGCGTGGTCAGCATCGGCGAGTACGACCTCTCGCAGTTCGGCCGCGAGGAGCTGTCGCGCTGGATCAGCTATCTCTCGCAGGAGGTCTACTGGTTCGGCGGTTCGCTGATCGACGTCATGCGCCGCACCGCGCCGGGCCAGAGCGACGAGCAGATCGTCGCGGCCTGCAAGCTCTCGGGCGCGCACGACTTCATCTCGCGGCTGCCCGATGGCTACCGCTCGACGGTGGGCGAGGGCGGCACCGGCCTGTCGGTGGGCGAGCGCCGCAAGCTCGCGCTGGCCATGAGCTTCCTGCGCAAGCCCTCGGTGCTGGTGCTCGACGAGCCCAGCAACGACCTCGACTTCCAGAGCGAGCGCGCATTGCTGGCCACGCTGCTGGCGGTGGCCAAGGTGCGCACCGTGGTGGTGGTCACGCATTCGCTGCGCATCGTCTCGGCCGCCAGCCATGTCTACCACGTGACCGGCGAAGGCACGGTCGAACAGGGCACCGCCGCGCTGATGGTGCCCAAGCTGTTCGGCGTGAAGAAGGCGCTGGTGGCGCTGCCCGAAGGCGGCGAGGACGGCGAGTCCGCCGCGCGTTCGATCGCCTGA
- a CDS encoding HlyD family type I secretion periplasmic adaptor subunit produces the protein MKADLPQVLQTEDQKRAAQITPEGRRRQWLLGGLIGVFAVIGLGFPMETVVVAPGRVIPSDRVKSIQHLEGGIVSAVLVKEGDHVKQGQSLVEIDLGGGGLNLEELTARYAATQATRVRLMAESRGQPLKRDTFAKDIDEGVYAGETGAYDARALEQRGVMAGAISSLEAARSRQLEQQAKVKGLSDRLDLMQKELEVSEQLLKEKLVGQVEVLEKRRQAEAARSELAVARQGVISANAAITEAQAKMAEAEGRFRRRASDELATVERQFASLSEDLARARTQRSRTEVKAPSDGIVKGLRSGSPGWVVKPGEAILEVVPDKDEIMIEARLNPNDRGFVEIGQAATVKITAYDYLRYGAVEGKVTLVAADADRDPAIASGAPYYRLLISTDKSFVGHKENRITVGMESEVDLKVGTDPFIWYILRPVLKLRREAFREP, from the coding sequence TTGAAAGCCGATCTGCCGCAGGTCCTGCAGACCGAAGACCAGAAGCGCGCCGCGCAGATCACGCCCGAGGGCCGGCGGCGCCAGTGGCTGCTCGGCGGCCTGATCGGCGTGTTCGCCGTGATCGGCCTGGGCTTCCCGATGGAGACCGTCGTGGTCGCGCCCGGGCGCGTGATTCCCTCCGATCGCGTGAAGTCGATCCAGCACTTGGAAGGCGGCATCGTCAGCGCCGTGCTCGTGAAGGAAGGCGACCACGTCAAGCAGGGCCAGTCGCTGGTCGAGATCGACCTCGGCGGCGGCGGCCTCAACCTCGAGGAACTGACCGCGCGCTATGCCGCCACCCAGGCCACGCGCGTGCGCCTGATGGCCGAGAGCCGCGGCCAGCCGCTCAAGCGCGACACCTTCGCCAAGGACATCGACGAAGGCGTGTACGCCGGCGAGACCGGTGCCTACGACGCGCGCGCGCTCGAGCAGCGCGGCGTGATGGCCGGCGCGATCTCCAGCCTCGAGGCCGCGCGCAGCCGGCAGCTCGAGCAGCAGGCCAAGGTCAAGGGCCTGAGCGACCGGCTCGACCTGATGCAGAAGGAGCTCGAGGTGTCGGAGCAGCTGCTCAAGGAGAAGCTGGTGGGCCAGGTCGAGGTGCTCGAGAAGCGCCGCCAGGCCGAGGCCGCGCGCAGCGAACTCGCGGTGGCGCGCCAGGGCGTGATCTCGGCCAATGCCGCGATCACCGAGGCGCAGGCCAAGATGGCCGAGGCCGAGGGGCGCTTCCGGCGCCGCGCCTCGGACGAGCTCGCCACCGTCGAGCGCCAGTTCGCGAGCCTGAGCGAGGACCTCGCGCGCGCGCGCACGCAGCGTTCGCGCACCGAGGTCAAGGCGCCGTCGGACGGCATCGTCAAGGGCCTGCGCAGCGGCAGCCCCGGCTGGGTGGTGAAGCCCGGCGAGGCCATCCTCGAGGTCGTGCCCGACAAGGACGAGATCATGATCGAGGCGCGGCTCAATCCCAACGACCGCGGCTTCGTCGAGATCGGCCAGGCGGCCACCGTGAAGATCACCGCCTACGACTACCTGCGCTACGGCGCCGTCGAGGGCAAGGTCACGCTGGTGGCGGCCGATGCCGACCGCGACCCCGCGATCGCCAGCGGCGCGCCGTACTACCGGCTGCTGATCAGCACCGACAAGTCCTTCGTCGGCCACAAGGAGAACCGCATCACCGTCGGCATGGAGTCCGAGGTCGACCTCAAGGTCGGCACCGATCCCTTCATCTGGTACATCCTTCGTCCTGTGCTCAAGCTGCGGCGCGAAGCCTTCCGCGAACCATGA